A single window of Nicotiana tomentosiformis chromosome 1, ASM39032v3, whole genome shotgun sequence DNA harbors:
- the LOC104112535 gene encoding transcriptional corepressor LEUNIG_HOMOLOG-like: protein MAQSNWEADKMLDVYIHDYLLKRKLHNSAKAFMTEGNVATDPVAIDAPGGFLFEWWSVFWDIFIARTNEKHSEAAAAYIETQQMKAREQQHQQQLQMQQLQLMQQRNAQLQRRDPNHSPIGGPINAINSEGMMGQPSASVLAMKMYEERMKHPQSMDSETSSALMDPNRMALLKSATNHQGQLLQGNSGNMSAALQHLQGRSQLATDVKGEMNLGGTQKSLPMDPSSIYGQAILQSKAGLGAGLNQGVTGLPLKGWPLTGIDQVRPSLGLQVQKPNLQTQNQFLLASQQQQVLAQAQAQAQGNLGNSPNYGFGGLPRGNFNAKDGQPPRNDGSICSPVQSNSPKMKMSQMQQSSSQQQDQLQQQQQQQQQLQQNNRKRKQHSSSGPANSTGTGNTVGPSPSSPASTHTPGDGMTSVSKGLMMYGGEGTGGIASSTNQLDDLGETFGDIGSFEDNVESFLSNDGGDGNIYSTLKQTLTEHKPDSSKGFSFGEVGCIRTRNKVTCCHFSSDGKLLASAGHDKKAVLWNMDTLQTQNTPEEHQYLITDVRFRPNSSQLATASFDKSVRLWDASNPSYCLQAYTGHTSHVMSLDFHPKKNDLFCFCDSNNEIRYWSVSPFSCTRVSKQGGSAQVRFQPMTGRLLAAASDKVVSIFDVENDRQIHSFQGHPGVVNYLCWDLNGELLASVSEESVKVWSLTTGDCIHELSATGNQFHSCVFHPSYSALLVIGGMRSLELWDMVENKSMTVPAHDNIIAALAQSPATGMVGSASHDSSVKLWK, encoded by the exons CTATTGATGCACCTGGAGGATTTCTTTTTGAATGGTGGTCTGTGTTTTGGGACATTTTCATTGCACGGACAAATGAAAAACATTCAGAGGCAGCAGCAGCATACATAGAG ACTCAACAAATGAAAGCAAGGGAGCAGCAGCATCAACAGCAGTTACAAATGCAGCAATTACAACTCATGCAACAAAGAAATGCACAGTTACAGCGAAGGGATCCAAATCATTCCCCCATTGGTGGTCCTATAAATGCTATCAACTCCGAAGGTATGATGGGGCAGCCATCTGCCAGTGTATTGGCAATGAAAATGTACGAGGAACGAATGAAGCACCCTCAGTCCATGGACTCGGAGACATCTTCAGCTCTTATGGACCCCAATAGGATGGCACTTCTCAAGTCAGCAACTAATCATCAAGG CCAGTTGCTACAAGGAAATTCAGGGAACATGTCTGCAGCATTGCAGCATCTACAAGGACGGTCTCAGCTGGCAACT GATGTTAAAGGGGAAATGAACTTGGGTGGCACTCAGAAGTCTTTGCCCATGGATCCTTCATCAATTTACGGGCAAGCAATTCTTCAGTCAAAGGCTGGACTTGGTGCAG GGTTGAACCAAGGTGTCACTGGTCTACCATTGAAGGGTTGGCCTTTAACA GGAATCGACCAGGTAAGGCCCAGCTTGGGTTTGCAAGTACAAAAGCCCAACTTACAGACCCAAAATCAGTTTCTTTTggcatcacaacaacaacaggTCCTAGCTCAAGCTCAAGCCCAAGCCCAAGGTAACCTTGGAAATTCACCTAATTATGGGTTCGGTGGATTACCTAGAGGAAACTTTAATGCTAAAGATGGTCAACCTCCAAGGAATGATGGATCCATTTGCTCTCCAGTACAGTCAAATTCACCAAAG ATGAAAATGTCCCAAATGCAGCAATCTTCCTCTCAACAACAGGACCAGTtgcagcagcagcaacaacagcagcagcaACTGCAACAG AACAACAGAAAAAGGAAGCAACATTCGTCTTCTGGACCTGCTAATAGTACTGGCACGGGTAACACAGTTGGGCCTTCACCAAGCTCACCAGCATCAACACATACCCCAGGTGATGGGATGACTAGCGTGTCAAAAGGCTTGATGATGTATGGAGGAGAGGGAACTGGTGGTATTGCATCTTCTACAAATCAGCTG GATGACTTAGGGGAGACTTTTGGAGACATTGGTTCTTTCGAAGATAATGTGGAATCATTCCTGTCAAATGACGGGGGAGATGGAAACATCTACAGCACATTGAAGCAAACTCTTACTGAGCACAAGCCTGATTCTTCAAAAG GTTTCTCCTTCGGTGAAGTTGGTTGTATACGCACGAGAAATAAAGTGACTTGCTGTCATTTCTCATCGGATGGGAAGTTGCTTGCTAGTGCTGGACACGACAAGAAG GCAGTTCTTTGGAACATGGATACTCTGCAAACACAGAACACCCCTGAGGAACATCAATACTTGATTACAGATGTCCGCTTCCGGCCTAATTCTTCTCAACTTGCAACTGCTTCATTTGACAAGTCTGTGAGATTATGGGATGCTTCCAAT CCTAGCTACTGTTTGCAAGCTTATACGGGGCATACTTCTCATGTTATGTCGCTGGATTTTCACCCGAAGAAGAACGATCTCTTCTGTTTTTGCGATAGCAACAATGAAATTCGCTACTGGAGTGTTAGTCCATTTTCTTGTACTCGGGTGTCCAAG CAAGGAGGCAGTGCACAAGTGAGATTTCAGCCAATGACCGGCCGTCTGTTGGCTGCCGCTTCAGATAAGGTGGTTTCCATCTTTGATGTCGAAAATGACAGGCAAATTCATTCCTTCCAG GGACATCCTGGAGTGGTGAACTACCTGTGTTGGGATCTAAATGGTGAGTTACTGGCATCAGTTAGTGAGGAATCTGTCAAAGTTTGGTCATTGACCACCGGTGACTGCATTCATGAGCTAAGTGCTACCGGGAATCAGTTCCACTCTTGCGTTTTTCATCCTAGTTATTCAGCTTTGTTGGTGATTGGAGGAATGAGG TCTCTGGAGCTGTGGGATATGGTTGAGAATAAAAGCATGACAGTTCCAGCACATGATAACATTATCGCTGCTCTAGCACAGTCACCAGCGACTGGAATGGTTGGTTCTGCAAGTCATGACAGTTCGGTCAAGTTATGGAAATGA